The nucleotide window CAAATATAAAGATGTTTGAAGGTGATATAAAGCGTTTTCGAAATTATTTGTTGACGAATGCAGTGAGTAAGCCTCAATGGAGCGATTAATTGTGGTACGACGTCTATAACAGCAATGTATAGGAGAAAGCTCCAGATTAAAACTCTAAGAGGTTTGTCAACAGTGACTGAAATACACAACATTCTGACTTTATAAATGTCAGTCAGCtgttaacattagcaattcgGTTAGATTTGTAATTTTTCTTCTATCACGAAATAGTTACATATTGCTGAGATATTGTGCACATACAATTTAACTCCTACATGCACCTCTTCTTTTGGGTAACAATTTAACCGTCTTGTATAACACAGCGTGACGCTGGCGCAACCAACACAGTATTCTGCTGCACACAATTAGCGTATTAGCCATAGCGTGATAGTACTGTCTGACTTTTGTCGTTCCCGTGTGCACCTGGATACCAGAGCGCTGCGCTCACAATGAtgtcagcacaaaatcagacgCGCGCGATCCGCGCTTAAATTTAAACTGCTGCATGCGATCTTCTTTGCGTAACAACTTAACCATCTTGTATAACACGCTGGAGCAACCAACACAGTCTTCTACTGCACACAATTTATATAGGCTTATTAGCTATAGCGCGATAGTACTGTCTGACTTTTGTCGTTCCCGTACCGTGTGCACATGCATACACATGCATACAATGATACCAAAGCGCTCATGATAATTTCAGTACAAACTCAGACGCGCGCACTCCGAAATATCTGTACATGTTGTACGTATAGGTTATACCTCCGTGCGTGCGCTTATATCTAACTACAAGCCGGTTCATACTCGCTGCGTTTTCACTGCGTACGCAGCGCGCAGACCTATTTCGTTCGATCCGCTGTGTGTAAATGGACGCGCAGTGCGTAATCAAATTGCGCTGCTGCGTACgaactttttgaaaataaaaaagggtCGTGCACACTTATTGGATGCGTAGTCGGACATATTgaaatttttcaacattttgtcgGATGCGTATTCATTCGCAGTGATGGCAAAACTAATTAGTGACGATGAAAAGCTTATTGAAACAGTGCGCCTGTTTCCAAACCTCTACAATACATCATTGAGAGAGTACCGAGACACAGAGAGGGCAGTCAATTCATGGAAAGAAATTGGGAAAATATGCAGCAAAGATTGGAAAGAATGTAAGGACAAATGGAGGAAACTGCGCGATGCTTTTGTGAAAGTAAAGAAGAGCATGAAGACCAAACGTGGAGACGGGGCCAAAAGGCAAACAAAGTGGCCATACTATGAAGTCATGTCTTTTCTTGGAGACCACGTCAAGCACAGAAAAACGGAAACAAACATGGGCGTCAGGTAAATTTAAACGTATTTTTAGTGGTTTAATTCAAATCAAccatttttcaagtttttaaatGCACCCatgtgaaaaatatttaaagagaAACAATAATGAGTCCAACAAAATTTAATTAGAAATAACttgttaaattaataaatgtatAATAGTTGTTAATGTTAAAGATGTAGCTCCACTGAATGTATACCTCATTGGGTTTTGGGAGAGTCGGGTCTACTCTATGTCCTATATCATTCAAATCgtctatttttcattttcaagagaCGCCATAAAACAAGCCATAAAATTACTTGTCGTTTTCGAGAAACAGTTTTGTGTCAAAATACACTATACAAGTTTAGCATTATGCATTGTTGACAAATTTCCTCAAGATAGCAATTTATATAAGGACATAAGTCTCTAGCTAAAAAAGGAAGGTACTACTAAAAGTACTTAAGATCAATATCATGTTCGCAAAATAGTACAGAAAAGCTTTTTATACTATTGTAACGAGGCCCTCACATCTTTGAATAATAATTAACTACATCGTCCGGCAGGTGCATTCATAACCAACgttatttgatttgtttttataacaAAGTGTACATTTAAATCATGACAAATAGGCCTTCAGTATATTAGGAACAGAATCAAGAAAGATGTCATAAAAAGATTAATTTGAACTATCAATTATTTTCAGAACCACAGTTCTTTAGTTTGGTCCACAAATTTCTCAACGAATTTAATGGAAATCCACTTGCTCGAGAGGATTGTTAGTTAAAATCGCCAAGATCAAACTACCCCATTGAAAGCAACATAATGATTTATTAGACCATGGCCAGTCCAACATAATATAATTATCTGTaaaatttacattaataattCACAGATCTGAAATGCTAGAATATAAAGACCGGAGCTATGATACACTAGGTTCCGAAGAAGATTTAGAAAGCACCATCCTAAACCATTTGACGCCTACCAAAGAGCCATCATCAAGCCTATCATCAAGCACATCTTCATCTCCTCCAAATGAAGGACAAAAGCGAAAGAGTTGTTCTCCAGATGAATCGATCAAAGCCAAGAAAGCTAAGAGAGTCGACGCTGTGGACATGGCCATCCTGGACAGACTCGCCCATATAATATTGAGAgcagatgaagatgaagatagCCTGTTTGGTAGGATAATCGGTGCAACTCTGAAAAAGTTTTCACCGAGAGAGAAAGCCCTGTGTAAACTCAAAATTCAGGAGGTGCTGTTTCAGCAGGAAGACCTCATATTTACTGCCACCGTAAGTTAGGCCTTGGGTCCAGCCAAATCGGTTTTTACTAACCCGGCCATTGGGGCAAATGTAACCTGGATTGATACCAACATTGGATTTTGATTGTTTTAGACTTTTAATGAGAATCTATTCACTctgtatattgtttgtgttactataaATGTTATTCAGGATACTATAGGTTTTCCCGGccaatttcaaaaaaaaaaaaattcaatttcatttacaCGCTTTCAAATTCACGCGATTTTTCTAGTCGAATCAAACTAGAGTTTCTCTTTCGATATTATTGCATTTCTCCCACATTCTGTTGGGCCACTTCTTGTAGGAGATCACCTCTCCACTGTTGGAGATTGACTCCTGCTTCTCGTGCTGCCTCGCGGTCTCCTATTCGTAGCTGCCATTCTGTGAGGGCCAAATCTCGTTTGACACCAGAAACGAATTTGAATGCACAcctttggaaaatgtttgcTCATTGATTAAATTGAATGGTTGACCAGCCTCGGCGACTGGCTTTGACGAAATTGAAAGACTAAATGAATTTGAATGATCTTACTTGTAAAGTGAATGCTCAAGTGCTGAAAGTGAATGACCCATTTTAACCATTGAATGCTGGTGTAGCCCAGCATTTATTTTCAAACGAAA belongs to Apostichopus japonicus isolate 1M-3 chromosome 4, ASM3797524v1, whole genome shotgun sequence and includes:
- the LOC139966713 gene encoding uncharacterized protein, yielding MAKLISDDEKLIETVRLFPNLYNTSLREYRDTERAVNSWKEIGKICSKDWKECKDKWRKLRDAFVKVKKSMKTKRGDGAKRQTKWPYYEVMSFLGDHVKHRKTETNMGVRSEMLEYKDRSYDTLGSEEDLESTILNHLTPTKEPSSSLSSSTSSSPPNEGQKRKSCSPDESIKAKKAKRVDAVDMAILDRLAHIILRADEDEDSLFGRIIGATLKKFSPREKALCKLKIQEVLFQQEDLIFTATVS